DNA from Halobaculum sp. XH14:
AGCCCGTGGCGGTCGAAGGTGGCCAGCGCGTCCGAGAACGTCGTGTCGTCGGGCACCGTCGGGCCGCTGCCGACCGTCGAGAGGTCGTTGCCGACGACGTCCGACAGCGCCAGCGTCACGACGGTCGCGGGTGCCGCCGCCCGGGCCGCCCGCCCGCCCTTGACGGCCGAGAGGTGCTTTCGGACGCCGTTGACCGCGTCGATCGGGGCTCCGCCCTCCAGCAACTGCTCGGTCGTCGCCCGGACGTCCTCGACCGTGAGATCGCCGGCCGGCGCGGTCAGGAGCGAACTCGCGCCGCCGGTGACGACGAACAGGACGAGCGTCCCCGAGCCGGCGGCCGCGAGCGTGTCGAGCAGTTCGGTCGTCGCTTCGACGTTGCGCTCGGTCGGAAGCGGATGGTCGCCCGTCACGGGGCGGACGCGGTCCAGGTCCGCGTCGTGTTTCGTCACGACCAGCCCGTCCGTGATCCGGTCGCCCAGCACCGACTCCAGCGCCGACGCGACGCCGTGAGCCGCCTTCCCGCCGCCCACGACGAGGACGTCCTCGTACGCGCTCAGGTCGTACGCGGCGTCCGCGACGGCGAGCACGTCACCGTCGAGCGAGACGGCGTCGCGGGTCGCGCGTTCCGGGCTCGCGGCCTCGATCGCCGCGGCGACACAGTCCAGGGCGAGCTCGCGAGC
Protein-coding regions in this window:
- a CDS encoding glycerate kinase type-2 family protein produces the protein MIENRDALGDGDARELALDCVAAAIEAASPERATRDAVSLDGDVLAVADAAYDLSAYEDVLVVGGGKAAHGVASALESVLGDRITDGLVVTKHDADLDRVRPVTGDHPLPTERNVEATTELLDTLAAAGSGTLVLFVVTGGASSLLTAPAGDLTVEDVRATTEQLLEGGAPIDAVNGVRKHLSAVKGGRAARAAAPATVVTLALSDVVGNDLSTVGSGPTVPDDTTFSDALATFDRHGLTPSPAVSDHLEAGVAGRVAETPFGDDPTVGGAGSHLLCDNAVALEAARSVAADAGHAPVVLSSRLRGEAREVGTAFAGIAEECAVGGDPVEPPAVILAGGECTVTVADDPGEGGPNQEFVLSGALALTEQAVVAAVDTDGEDGSSDVAGAIADHGTVGDADRARASEHLDANDAGTYLSPIGATIRTGPTGTNVNDVMVAVVPEREE